The genome window GCGAGACGCTCGCGGACGACCGCCGGCGCGTCACGCTGGCGCTGACGGCCGGCGGGCGCACGGCGTGGGAGTCGGCGCGCCAGGCGACGCAGGCTGAACTGGCGCGGCACCTCGCCAGCCTGTCCGAGAGCGACCGGGCGGCCATCGCGCGCGCGCTGACGCTGCTGCGGCCGCTTTTTGCCGAAGAACGCCGCGCGCCGGCTGCGGGGCCAGCCCGCTGAACGTTCTCGTCCGGTATGCCGACCGCTTTCAAGGCGCTGATACTGTTTTGTGATGAGTATGTCCCCAAGCGATTGTTGTATGTGTCAGCACTACATAGCAATCCCCTTTCACTTTTCCCCTTCTCCCCCGGTGCGCGGGGGAGAAGGGGCCAGGGGATGAGGGGGTGACAACCGCACTTACCCCCCAGCGATGGGGACATGATCAAACTGAAACAGTATGACAGCGCGGTTGCCACGCGATGAGCGTGTGGCACGCTGATGTCGGGCGGCCGCATAGAACGAAAAACCCTCGCGTTGGCGAGGGTTTCGTTTCGTGCGAACGGGCGGATGACTGCGTTACATGCTCCGGCCGAAGAAGGAAGAGAACTTCATGGCGAACATCATGTCGCCGCCCACCTTGAGTTTGCCCGACGAGAACGCGGCCATCGGGTTGAGCTTGCCGGTGGCGATCTCCAAATAATCCTGCGCCGTGGCGGTCAGCGTCATCTTGGGGCTAGGCGCCGTGCCGGATTGCACGTCGAGCTTGCCATCTTCGATCGTCAAGTAATAATTGCCGCCGCCGTCGCCGGTCAAGTTGAACTGCACGACGGCATCGATGCCGGCGGCCTTGTCGGACTGGAAGCCGCTCTGCATCCCCTTCATGATCTGTTCGGCCAAACTGGCGCTCATGGAATCGATCCCTTTCAGTATATGGCGTGTGTTCAATACCTGCGCCCATAGATTCTAGGCGTCCTTTGGCCGCGGCGCAAATTGACGCCGATTCGGGCAGGGCCATTCAAGGGTCATCGTGCGTGAGTATCACCCGACGAAGCGCGCCCTGAGCTTGTCGAAGGGAGCTTGTCGAGGCGCAAGCGTTGGGTGGCCCACCCTTCGACTGGCTGTTCAGAAACCTGGCTGGCAACCAGACTGGCTATTCATTCTAGCCCGTCATGCCGGCATGCGTTGCCCGCTGGCTTCGGGCCAGCGGGCGATTAACGGTCAGCGGTGTTGTCCAGCGGCTTCGCGCCGCTGGACGTTAAGCACGCCTGGGCTGGAGGCCCAGGCGCAACGAAGCCGCTGACCACCGCCGGCATCCAAGCCAGCATCTGGCACGCATACGGGCTCTGTTACGCCCGCCTGGATTCCGGCCTTCGCCGGAATGACGGCGTGGATATGCGGCGCACCAGTTTCTGTCCGCATGCACGTCGCCGCGGCGACCTGGAATTCTCAGGGTACGCCTTCGACAAGCGCAGGGCACGGCGAGGCTTGTTGCCGGATTAGCGCCCCGCTTTCGCCTGCTGTTTCAGTGCGTACATCGCCGCATCCGCGCGCGCCACGAGGCTGTCGAATAACTCATGCCCTTCCGCATCGTAGGCTGCTTCGCCCACGCTGTAGCTGATCGTGTACGGCCGGGCGCCGGCGCGGCTGAGGGCGGCCGCGGCGTTGCGCATGCGCTGCAGGGCCGGCGCGGCGTCGGCGCGGCTGCCGTGAAACACCACGGCGAACTCATCGCCGCCGATGCGCGCGATGATGTCGCTGCTGCGCATGTAGTCGCGCAGCAGACTGGCCACGTCGCAGATGCAGCGCGAGCCGGCATCGTGGCCGAAGGCGTCGTTGATCCGCTTCAGGTTGTCCAGGTCGATGTAGAGCAGGGTCAGCGTCGCCCGGGCGCGCTGCGCCTCGCGCAGGCTCTGTTCGCCGAGGAAGCGGAAGCCGCGCAGGTTGTATACCTGCGTAAGGTCATCGGTCAGCGACATATCGCGCAGGCGGCGCTCCAGGCGGTTGATGTGCCAGGCCAGGTATACGCCGGCGCCGATCAAGAACAGCGAGCTTACGGCGGCCGATAACGCCTGGGCCGTGGCGGCCGTTAGCCACCCGGCGCTGACGGCATTATGCACGGCGAAATCCAACACAAAGGGCAGCGCCAGCGCGAAGGGGAGGGTGAGCCGCGCAAACTGGCTGCCGA of Chloroflexota bacterium contains these proteins:
- a CDS encoding SCP2 sterol-binding domain-containing protein; the encoded protein is MSASLAEQIMKGMQSGFQSDKAAGIDAVVQFNLTGDGGGNYYLTIEDGKLDVQSGTAPSPKMTLTATAQDYLEIATGKLNPMAAFSSGKLKVGGDMMFAMKFSSFFGRSM
- a CDS encoding GGDEF domain-containing protein produces the protein MALQDTDITASSQPDLELVERLAGAENVCLTIVAVLALVVLAGWLAPPVASLLPAGWSLLSPSTAVSFLLATASLALSQPARSQRQLKVSQLLAISTIIIAATVGLQIFLYSPFELDRLLGFEADKLLPNRPSLQGSAYLALLGLSLVLARTRKNWLSHVADAATLGLIALVLVVLAGYIFGVANLYGQSEQTRVPLHALLAMTLLAYVRFMRRAEYGVFTVLLGTGIGSQFARLTLPFALALPFVLDFAVHNAVSAGWLTAATAQALSAAVSSLFLIGAGVYLAWHINRLERRLRDMSLTDDLTQVYNLRGFRFLGEQSLREAQRARATLTLLYIDLDNLKRINDAFGHDAGSRCICDVASLLRDYMRSSDIIARIGGDEFAVVFHGSRADAAPALQRMRNAAAALSRAGARPYTISYSVGEAAYDAEGHELFDSLVARADAAMYALKQQAKAGR